A genomic region of Actinomycetota bacterium contains the following coding sequences:
- a CDS encoding chemotaxis protein CheD, which translates to MGEETVNVGVAEYYVTHNPHVLASYGLGSCVGVAIYDERRKIGGMAHIMLPDSKAISKPGGPGRYADTAVRAVVEEMEKLGSRRRDMRAKMAGGACMFTIPGATNPKNVPGPALGMQIGERNIKAAKRALRDLGIPLVAEDTGGTYGRTMRFHISDGKVTISSIKHGVKEL; encoded by the coding sequence GTGGGAGAGGAAACGGTAAACGTCGGGGTGGCCGAGTATTACGTCACACACAACCCACACGTGCTGGCCAGCTACGGGCTTGGGAGTTGCGTGGGCGTGGCCATCTACGACGAGAGGAGGAAGATAGGAGGCATGGCCCACATCATGCTGCCCGACTCCAAGGCCATCAGCAAGCCCGGGGGGCCGGGCCGTTACGCGGACACGGCCGTTCGGGCCGTGGTCGAGGAGATGGAAAAACTCGGGTCCAGGCGCCGCGACATGCGCGCCAAGATGGCCGGGGGAGCATGCATGTTCACCATCCCCGGCGCCACCAACCCCAAGAACGTACCGGGCCCCGCCCTGGGGATGCAGATAGGCGAGAGGAACATCAAGGCGGCCAAGCGGGCGTTGCGGGATCTCGGGATACCGCTGGTGGCGGAGGACACCGGCGGCACCTACGGGAGGACCATGCGTTTCCACATAAGCGACGGTAAGGTCACCATCAGCTCGATAAAGCACGGGGTGAAGGAACTGTGA
- a CDS encoding Asp23/Gls24 family envelope stress response protein: MKESRGEGIDVSPEAIATLAAQAATGVEGVAATYRKPVESITSRMKREFVHKGVRVEREGESCRLTLYLKVEYGVNLPAMAREVKGRVKEYVEGLTDIRVDEVEVVIEDIEPPPA; the protein is encoded by the coding sequence ATGAAGGAGTCCCGCGGCGAAGGCATAGACGTTTCCCCGGAAGCCATAGCCACCCTTGCTGCCCAGGCGGCGACGGGGGTGGAGGGGGTGGCGGCAACCTACCGCAAGCCGGTGGAGAGCATCACCTCGCGCATGAAGAGGGAGTTCGTGCACAAGGGCGTGAGGGTCGAGCGCGAGGGAGAGTCCTGCCGGCTGACCCTTTACCTGAAGGTGGAATACGGGGTCAACCTTCCCGCCATGGCCCGCGAGGTGAAGGGCAGGGTGAAGGAGTACGTGGAGGGATTGACGGATATCCGGGTGGATGAGGTGGAGGTGGTCATCGAGGATATCGAGCCTCCGCCGGCATGA
- a CDS encoding PAS domain-containing protein: MSEVKAAVRGRLFALSLTAAALFALLALVAGAASWRAASTALAALAFLCTVLAAATSGMQPPAAPRPSLERRHVRLLAMLPHPSLLVDGEGRIIAANPPAEELPGTLGRQRSPLAGTMLDEAFLPPFFAGWTLQLQRAAAEGGRLERPFEQYHLEDRSGVCRVWIRKADEAQGEGERFLVTIQDITAEAEERASLMEASEREAGLFESVPVKIAVLDRNFRLLRCNRPMLDWLGDACGLQDSCLPGLPALDIMPQEFRADWKHILRRVLVEGRSFEQPRVHQVVDGEDHFHRVRLHPLTDDAGNMREALLLFEDVTEYVRLERRLAETTDYLNLLIESLNDGFYAMDAEGRFTFCNQAFLDMLGMSFPDELMRKTPRDIVMPEEYEKVERMLERRRRGEKVFFETFLRRSDGSPLPVQISSAPLFRGGSFVGIVGIAHDLSERRRLEAMVERTHQDLEKAYEELSVLDKMKSDFIAIASHELRTPLSIIKGYADAFQYGELGELAPLQMDKIKIMNARADQMTKIINDLLDITRMEEGRLVGKKWPAPVDELVVNAVSEYKSRAAEKGLELASAVAEGLPPVSVDVWRVHQVLENLIGNAIKFTPPGGTIEVFARLAGEPDMVEIEVRDNGPGIPPREQERLFTMFYQVETDSTRSAGGLGLGLVISKGIVESHGGRIWVESEPGRGSSFKFTLPVHKEE, translated from the coding sequence GTGAGCGAAGTGAAGGCCGCCGTTAGGGGACGCCTCTTCGCCCTTTCACTCACCGCCGCCGCCCTCTTCGCGCTGTTGGCCCTGGTGGCCGGGGCCGCTTCGTGGCGCGCTGCGTCAACCGCCCTCGCCGCCCTTGCCTTCCTCTGCACGGTGCTCGCCGCCGCGACCTCCGGCATGCAACCACCCGCGGCACCGCGCCCTTCCCTGGAGCGACGCCATGTGCGCCTCCTCGCCATGCTGCCGCACCCCTCCCTGCTCGTGGACGGCGAGGGGCGCATCATCGCCGCCAACCCCCCGGCGGAGGAGCTTCCCGGTACCCTGGGCAGGCAGAGGTCCCCCCTGGCGGGAACCATGCTGGACGAGGCCTTCCTGCCGCCGTTCTTCGCGGGCTGGACGCTGCAGCTGCAAAGGGCCGCGGCGGAGGGAGGGCGCCTCGAGCGCCCCTTCGAGCAGTATCACCTGGAGGACCGCTCCGGGGTGTGCCGCGTCTGGATAAGGAAGGCGGACGAGGCCCAGGGGGAGGGGGAGCGTTTCCTGGTGACCATCCAGGACATCACGGCGGAAGCCGAGGAGAGGGCCTCCCTCATGGAGGCCTCGGAGCGCGAGGCGGGCCTCTTCGAGAGCGTGCCGGTGAAGATAGCCGTGCTGGACCGCAACTTCCGCCTCCTGCGCTGCAACCGTCCCATGCTGGACTGGCTGGGGGATGCGTGCGGGCTCCAGGACTCTTGCCTTCCCGGCCTGCCGGCACTGGACATCATGCCCCAGGAATTCCGGGCCGACTGGAAGCACATCCTGCGCCGCGTCCTGGTGGAGGGCCGCTCCTTCGAGCAGCCGCGCGTGCACCAGGTCGTGGACGGCGAGGACCATTTCCACCGCGTGCGCCTGCACCCCCTGACCGACGATGCGGGCAACATGCGGGAGGCCCTGCTCCTCTTCGAGGACGTCACGGAATACGTGAGGCTGGAGCGCCGCCTCGCCGAGACCACCGACTATCTCAACTTGCTCATCGAGAGCCTCAACGACGGCTTCTACGCCATGGACGCAGAGGGCAGGTTCACCTTCTGCAACCAGGCCTTCCTGGACATGCTGGGCATGAGCTTCCCCGACGAGCTCATGCGCAAGACGCCGCGGGACATCGTCATGCCGGAGGAATACGAGAAGGTCGAGCGCATGCTGGAAAGGCGCCGCCGCGGCGAGAAGGTATTCTTCGAGACCTTCCTGCGCCGCTCGGACGGGAGCCCCCTTCCCGTGCAGATAAGCTCCGCGCCCCTCTTCCGGGGCGGCAGCTTCGTGGGCATCGTGGGGATAGCGCATGACCTGAGCGAGAGGAGGAGGCTGGAGGCGATGGTGGAGCGCACCCACCAGGACCTGGAAAAGGCCTACGAGGAGCTCTCCGTCCTCGACAAGATGAAATCGGACTTCATCGCCATAGCCTCCCACGAGCTGCGCACCCCGCTCTCCATCATCAAGGGTTACGCGGACGCCTTCCAGTACGGCGAGCTGGGCGAGCTCGCCCCGCTCCAGATGGACAAGATCAAGATCATGAACGCCCGCGCCGACCAGATGACCAAGATAATTAACGACCTCCTGGACATCACGCGCATGGAGGAGGGGCGCCTGGTGGGGAAGAAATGGCCCGCCCCCGTAGACGAGCTGGTCGTCAACGCCGTGTCCGAATACAAGAGCCGCGCCGCGGAAAAGGGGCTGGAGCTCGCTTCCGCCGTCGCGGAAGGCCTGCCCCCCGTGAGCGTGGACGTGTGGCGCGTCCACCAGGTGCTCGAAAACCTCATAGGGAACGCCATCAAGTTCACGCCTCCCGGGGGAACCATCGAGGTCTTCGCCCGCCTCGCCGGGGAACCGGACATGGTGGAGATAGAGGTGAGGGACAACGGCCCCGGCATCCCCCCGCGCGAGCAGGAAAGATTGTTTACCATGTTTTACCAGGTGGAGACGGACTCCACCCGCTCCGCCGGCGGCCTGGGGCTGGGCCTCGTCATATCCAAGGGCATCGTGGAAAGCCACGGCGGCCGCATATGGGTGGAGAGCGAGCCGGGCAGGGGGTCCTCCTTCAAGTTCACCCTGCCCGTGCACAAGGAGGAGTGA
- a CDS encoding response regulator, whose product MAEKILIVDDDREMVDLIELFLENAGYETIVAFSGEEALEKTFREKPDLILLDIMMPKIDGWEVLRRIKNDPEAQDTPVAFITARTQNIDKMIGLSVMKAAGYITKPFSKQELLTEVKRILDERSRSAGPS is encoded by the coding sequence GTGGCGGAAAAGATCCTCATCGTAGACGACGACAGGGAGATGGTGGACCTCATCGAGCTCTTCCTGGAAAACGCCGGGTACGAGACCATCGTCGCCTTCTCCGGGGAAGAGGCGCTGGAGAAGACCTTCCGGGAGAAGCCGGACCTCATCCTCCTGGACATCATGATGCCCAAGATAGACGGGTGGGAGGTCCTGCGGCGCATAAAGAACGACCCCGAGGCGCAGGACACGCCGGTCGCCTTCATCACCGCCCGCACGCAGAACATCGACAAGATGATCGGCCTCTCGGTCATGAAGGCCGCCGGCTACATAACCAAGCCCTTCAGCAAGCAGGAGCTGCTCACCGAGGTGAAACGCATCCTCGACGAGCGAAGCAGAAGCGCGGGCCCCTCCTGA
- a CDS encoding peptidoglycan-binding protein, which yields MRTIARGDRGPAVADIQKRLHDLGFSPPGFEAELRDSVFGAYTEQAVREFQAGRGLRVDGCVDEATWHELVEASFRLGDRFLYLRVPPFRGDDVRELQEYLNRLGFDAGREDGIFGADTDRALRAFQHNMGLPVDGIAGSSTISCLQRLRHAMKEVSVAEVHEALRDRQERGKEGRGVVLDAAAGHAQCEDIMRRAGEELSAQGLVPIITGGCSGAVGESQRARLANEKGADVVLSLRPGDQAEARYYYFGGRHYSSRRGKRLAELLREEVARLTGAEGAAPEGRNYPLLRETRMPCVIMEWPPDEEPPAVLCDAIARAVLAYFTPLEEEGGA from the coding sequence TTGCGTACCATCGCGCGAGGAGATCGCGGCCCGGCAGTAGCCGACATCCAGAAGAGGCTGCACGACCTCGGCTTTTCGCCCCCCGGCTTCGAGGCGGAGCTGCGGGATTCCGTCTTCGGCGCGTACACGGAGCAGGCGGTGAGGGAGTTCCAGGCCGGGCGCGGGCTGCGCGTCGACGGCTGCGTGGACGAGGCCACCTGGCACGAGCTCGTCGAGGCCTCTTTCCGCCTGGGAGACAGGTTCCTCTACCTGCGCGTCCCTCCCTTCCGGGGGGACGACGTGAGGGAGCTCCAGGAGTACCTGAACCGCCTGGGCTTCGACGCGGGCCGCGAGGACGGCATCTTCGGCGCGGATACCGACCGCGCCCTCCGCGCCTTCCAGCACAACATGGGCCTGCCCGTGGACGGCATCGCCGGGTCCTCCACCATATCCTGCCTGCAACGCCTGCGCCACGCCATGAAGGAGGTCAGCGTCGCCGAGGTGCACGAGGCCCTGCGCGATCGCCAGGAAAGGGGGAAGGAGGGTCGCGGCGTGGTCCTCGACGCTGCCGCGGGCCACGCGCAATGCGAGGACATCATGCGCCGCGCGGGCGAGGAGCTGTCGGCCCAGGGGCTTGTCCCCATCATCACCGGGGGCTGCTCCGGCGCCGTCGGTGAGAGCCAGCGCGCCCGCCTGGCCAACGAAAAGGGGGCGGACGTCGTCCTCTCCCTGCGCCCCGGCGATCAGGCGGAGGCGCGCTACTATTACTTCGGCGGCAGGCACTATTCCTCGCGACGCGGAAAGCGGCTCGCGGAGCTGCTCCGCGAGGAGGTGGCGAGGTTGACCGGGGCGGAGGGGGCAGCCCCGGAGGGCAGGAACTATCCCCTCCTGCGCGAAACGCGCATGCCCTGCGTGATCATGGAGTGGCCGCCGGACGAGGAGCCCCCCGCCGTGCTCTGCGACGCCATCGCCCGAGCCGTTCTTGCCTACTTCACCCCCCTGGAGGAGGAAGGCGGCGCCTGA
- a CDS encoding chemotaxis protein CheC, whose translation MAERKGLTPLQLDALREVGNIGSGNAAVALSTMVDKKVMLSVPRASLVPLVRVSELVGGAETPVVGIYLHISGDASGSMLLLLEEGSARELAQLMVTGAEGGDLSTVAQSALQETGSILAGSYLNALSQMTGILLKPSVPGFAMDMAGAIIDFILVEISQSEDYVLVIETEFDIMQHKIRGHLILFPDLGSLDIILGRLGVSA comes from the coding sequence ATGGCGGAGAGGAAGGGCCTCACCCCGCTGCAGCTCGATGCACTGAGGGAGGTGGGCAACATAGGTTCCGGCAACGCCGCCGTGGCCCTTTCCACCATGGTGGACAAGAAGGTGATGCTGAGCGTCCCGCGGGCCTCGCTGGTTCCCCTGGTGAGGGTTTCGGAGCTGGTGGGGGGAGCGGAGACGCCCGTGGTGGGCATCTACCTGCACATAAGCGGAGACGCGTCGGGCAGCATGCTCCTTCTCCTCGAGGAAGGGAGCGCGCGGGAGCTCGCACAACTCATGGTCACCGGTGCGGAGGGAGGCGACCTCTCCACGGTAGCCCAGTCCGCCCTGCAGGAGACGGGGAGCATCCTGGCAGGGTCTTACCTGAACGCCCTTTCCCAGATGACCGGCATCCTGCTCAAGCCGTCCGTGCCCGGCTTCGCCATGGACATGGCGGGCGCGATCATCGATTTCATACTGGTGGAGATAAGCCAGTCAGAGGATTACGTGCTGGTCATCGAGACGGAGTTCGACATCATGCAGCACAAGATCCGGGGCCACCTGATCCTTTTCCCCGATCTCGGGTCCCTGGACATAATACTGGGAAGGCTTGGAGTGAGCGCTTAG
- the dnaX gene encoding DNA polymerase III subunit gamma/tau, producing the protein MTDLAYVSLYRRWRPQTFEEVVGQDYVTRTLANSLRSGNFAHAYLFAGPRGTGKTSTARILAKALNCVEGPTPSPCNRCDSCRAITEGSSVDVVEIDAASNRGIDDIRDLRERVIFTPASSRVKVYILDEAHMITRDAFNAFLKTLEEPPAHVVFVLATTEPHKVPQTILSRCQRYDFRSVPVSLMCEFLQKVAGEEGFTATGEALRLVARRARGSVRDALVFLEQLASYGDGVLDETAAAGFLGLVEEEMLVRLGECLASGRVRDIISVVEQAYEEGRDLVHFAGQVQEHFRRVFLLQHAELAAADLEVDEATLGEIREQAAMMSPERVVFVISSLQQVQEEMKRSSAPRLVLESSLVAMAREELATSPEALASRLERLEGRLERALRRGGEAVAAAGRGLQAGKTGQDARKAGVGGEAREEGREEAREEAREERLKPEHPPAAREQGAGEEAREEGPGTRPAAAGADIATVRRAWPHIKERVKERRVITHALLLEGKPVEVGEGVLVIALPPDRSFHRDELEKEGNRKVLEAALEEVLGVRLGVSVRLEEGGGTVVAGERREEAHARGAGEGASGRRKEAPRKMPGEREEKAEEGATEYGIAEEAPASQGAAAAQEGEGAETGGVKAAAGKAAAGRTEGDDMGGIGAGVPEAGEAAPGKKEAERRDGKAAEAHEAGKVKLVKDVFGAEMVEEIKLSD; encoded by the coding sequence GTGACGGACTTGGCTTACGTGTCGCTTTACCGAAGGTGGCGCCCCCAGACCTTCGAGGAGGTCGTGGGGCAGGATTACGTCACGAGGACGCTGGCCAACTCCCTGCGCAGCGGCAACTTCGCCCACGCCTATCTCTTCGCCGGCCCGCGCGGGACGGGGAAGACGAGCACGGCGCGCATACTGGCCAAGGCGCTCAACTGCGTGGAAGGGCCCACGCCGAGCCCGTGCAACCGCTGCGATTCCTGCCGCGCCATCACCGAGGGCAGCTCAGTGGACGTGGTGGAGATCGACGCCGCGTCGAACCGGGGCATCGACGACATCCGCGACCTCAGGGAGAGGGTGATCTTCACCCCCGCCTCGTCGCGCGTGAAGGTCTACATCCTCGACGAGGCCCACATGATCACCAGGGACGCCTTCAACGCCTTCCTGAAAACGCTGGAGGAACCGCCAGCTCACGTCGTTTTCGTCCTGGCCACCACCGAGCCTCACAAGGTACCCCAGACCATCCTGTCCCGTTGCCAGAGGTACGACTTCCGCAGCGTCCCCGTCTCTCTCATGTGCGAGTTCCTGCAGAAGGTGGCGGGGGAGGAGGGCTTCACGGCGACCGGCGAAGCCCTGCGCCTGGTGGCGCGCCGGGCGCGCGGGTCGGTGCGCGATGCCCTGGTCTTCCTGGAACAACTTGCCAGTTACGGCGACGGGGTGCTGGACGAGACGGCCGCCGCCGGTTTCCTGGGCCTGGTGGAAGAGGAGATGCTGGTAAGGCTGGGGGAGTGCCTGGCTTCCGGGCGCGTACGGGACATCATATCGGTGGTGGAGCAGGCCTACGAGGAGGGCAGGGACCTGGTGCATTTCGCAGGGCAGGTGCAGGAGCACTTCCGCCGCGTCTTCCTCCTGCAGCACGCGGAGCTCGCCGCCGCCGACCTGGAGGTGGACGAGGCGACGCTCGGGGAAATAAGGGAACAGGCGGCGATGATGAGCCCGGAGAGGGTCGTCTTCGTCATCTCGTCCCTGCAGCAGGTGCAGGAGGAGATGAAGCGTTCCTCGGCTCCCCGCCTGGTCCTCGAGAGCTCCCTCGTGGCCATGGCGCGCGAGGAGCTCGCGACCTCCCCGGAAGCGCTGGCGTCCAGGCTGGAGAGGCTCGAGGGCAGGTTGGAGAGAGCCTTGCGCCGCGGGGGCGAGGCGGTCGCGGCTGCCGGCAGGGGCCTGCAGGCCGGGAAGACGGGACAGGACGCGAGGAAGGCGGGGGTCGGAGGAGAGGCGCGCGAGGAGGGGCGCGAGGAGGCGCGCGAGGAGGCGCGCGAGGAGAGGTTGAAGCCGGAACACCCGCCCGCCGCGCGGGAGCAGGGCGCTGGGGAGGAGGCGCGCGAGGAGGGGCCGGGGACGCGTCCGGCTGCCGCGGGCGCCGATATAGCGACGGTACGCAGGGCCTGGCCGCACATAAAGGAAAGGGTGAAGGAGAGGAGGGTGATCACCCATGCCCTGCTGCTGGAGGGGAAGCCCGTGGAGGTGGGCGAGGGCGTCCTGGTGATCGCCCTCCCGCCTGACAGGTCCTTCCACCGCGATGAGCTCGAGAAGGAGGGCAACAGGAAGGTACTGGAAGCGGCGCTGGAGGAAGTGCTGGGAGTGCGCCTGGGCGTGAGCGTGCGCCTGGAGGAGGGTGGGGGCACGGTCGTCGCGGGTGAGCGCCGGGAGGAGGCGCACGCGCGGGGAGCGGGCGAGGGAGCCTCCGGGAGAAGGAAGGAAGCGCCGCGTAAGATGCCCGGGGAAAGGGAGGAGAAGGCGGAAGAAGGGGCGACGGAGTACGGCATCGCGGAAGAGGCGCCGGCGTCGCAGGGGGCGGCCGCGGCGCAGGAAGGAGAAGGCGCGGAGACCGGTGGCGTGAAGGCCGCTGCGGGTAAGGCCGCTGCGGGAAGGACCGAGGGAGACGACATGGGGGGTATTGGGGCGGGCGTGCCGGAAGCAGGGGAGGCCGCCCCGGGAAAAAAGGAAGCGGAGCGCAGGGACGGGAAGGCCGCGGAAGCCCACGAGGCGGGTAAGGTGAAGCTGGTGAAGGACGTCTTCGGCGCGGAGATGGTGGAGGAGATCAAGCTCTCCGATTGA
- a CDS encoding ATPase: MCSVELKERVSTGIPRLDEMMDGGPFRGSVTLVLGAPGTGKTCLGLEFIARGALEYGEPGLIVTFEHFPKKLLRDALSLGFDLQELERKGLLRILFTSPEIFFEQAQAPGGLLDTMVQELGARRILVDSISHLERIARDPVKLREVAFTFTNALLRHGLTAMVTQEDPEITGDMAAAQYGISYLVDAVIVLRYVELDSSISRAILVLKQRASSHDKSIREFRVTEKGVSIESPFKDREGVLSGLPRKKEIDAFMEVFGPKGKPAGEGEVG; the protein is encoded by the coding sequence ATGTGTAGCGTGGAACTGAAAGAGAGGGTCTCCACGGGCATACCGCGCCTGGACGAGATGATGGACGGCGGCCCGTTCCGCGGTTCCGTGACCCTCGTCCTCGGAGCCCCCGGAACGGGGAAGACATGCCTGGGGCTGGAGTTCATAGCGCGCGGGGCCCTGGAGTACGGCGAACCGGGGCTCATCGTCACTTTCGAGCACTTCCCGAAGAAGCTGCTGCGTGACGCCCTCTCCCTGGGTTTCGACCTGCAGGAGCTGGAGCGGAAGGGGCTGCTGCGCATACTCTTCACATCTCCCGAGATATTCTTCGAGCAGGCGCAGGCGCCCGGAGGGCTCCTCGACACCATGGTGCAGGAGCTCGGGGCCAGGAGGATCCTGGTGGACTCCATCTCCCACCTGGAACGCATCGCCAGGGACCCGGTGAAGCTGCGCGAGGTGGCCTTCACCTTCACCAACGCCCTGCTGCGGCACGGGCTCACCGCCATGGTCACCCAGGAGGACCCCGAGATAACCGGCGACATGGCCGCGGCGCAGTACGGGATCTCTTACCTCGTGGACGCGGTCATCGTCCTGCGCTACGTGGAGCTCGACTCCTCCATAAGCAGGGCCATCCTGGTCCTCAAGCAGCGGGCCAGCTCGCACGACAAGTCCATACGCGAGTTCCGCGTCACCGAGAAGGGGGTATCCATAGAGAGCCCCTTCAAGGACAGGGAAGGCGTGCTCTCGGGCCTGCCGCGCAAGAAGGAGATAGACGCTTTCATGGAGGTCTTCGGCCCCAAGGGGAAGCCTGCGGGCGAGGGGGAGGTGGGATAG
- a CDS encoding YbaB/EbfC family nucleoid-associated protein — MNGNLQKMMKQAQKLQRQMLEAQEALAEERLEATSGGGMVKVVADGQQNVLEIRIDPQVVDPEDVEMLEDLVLAAVSEALRKSRELAEERLGAFTKGMKIPGLM; from the coding sequence ATGAACGGTAACCTTCAGAAGATGATGAAGCAGGCCCAGAAGCTGCAGCGCCAGATGCTGGAGGCCCAGGAGGCCCTGGCCGAGGAACGCCTGGAGGCCACCTCGGGCGGGGGCATGGTGAAGGTGGTGGCGGACGGACAGCAGAACGTGCTGGAGATCAGGATAGACCCCCAGGTGGTCGACCCGGAGGACGTGGAGATGCTTGAGGACCTGGTGCTGGCGGCGGTGAGCGAGGCGCTGCGCAAGTCGCGCGAGCTGGCGGAGGAGCGCCTGGGGGCGTTTACCAAGGGCATGAAGATACCCGGACTGATGTAG
- a CDS encoding chemotaxis protein CheA, with protein MDMDISQYKELFINEAQEHLEALNQSMVDLEKDPGNPDVLTEIFRSAHTLKGMSATMGFDQLTELTHEMENVLDGLRSGDIEVSTEIVDLLFGCFDMLGAMVNAIAEESGEVIDSQPVISALREVYGGARPSFTGSEAAARRRVKKEAEERAEEGPVEPVEAGAPVAAAEGKAREARRMRFRVTLDKDCVLKSVRVFMIFKKLSRMGRITGSRPSMEDLEDEKFERSFEISLDTAQDEEDIRRALLSIAEVYQVEALAPEGEREAEREEAPETVAPREAATREAPPEPLGATQPTVRTQSVRVNISRLDNLMNLIGELVINRTRLQEIASSYNIPELKEALAQTARLTAELQDEVMKTRMVPVEHIFNRFPRMVRDLAKNRGKEVDFSMEGRDIELDRTILDEISDPLMHLLRNAVDHGIDPPEEREARGKPRRGSIRLAARRDRNYVSIEVSDDGQGVDLDRVFEAALEAGLVSAEERLSFGEDEALRLLSTPGFTTAREVSGVSGRGVGLDVVRNKVESLGGMLIMQTTRGEGTTFALKLPLTLAIIQALLVKVQGEVYAIPLGMVAETAVISAHDVKYVSNQEVIFLRDETLPLVRLSRCLGLAETNGKGAFPVVVVEVSPRSVAIAVDELMGQQEIVITSLDKFLKGIKGFGGATILGTGEVALILDIPTLIS; from the coding sequence ATGGACATGGACATATCTCAATACAAGGAACTCTTCATAAACGAGGCCCAGGAACACCTGGAAGCCTTGAACCAGTCCATGGTCGACCTGGAGAAGGATCCCGGGAACCCTGACGTCCTCACGGAGATATTCCGCTCCGCCCATACCCTGAAGGGCATGTCGGCGACCATGGGGTTCGATCAGCTCACCGAGTTGACCCACGAGATGGAGAACGTCCTCGACGGGCTGCGGAGCGGCGACATCGAGGTGAGCACGGAGATCGTGGACCTACTCTTCGGCTGCTTCGACATGCTGGGGGCCATGGTCAACGCCATAGCCGAGGAAAGCGGGGAGGTCATCGACTCCCAGCCGGTGATAAGCGCGTTGCGGGAGGTATACGGGGGCGCCAGGCCATCGTTCACGGGGAGCGAGGCGGCGGCGAGGCGCAGGGTTAAAAAGGAGGCGGAGGAGAGGGCGGAAGAAGGGCCCGTGGAGCCCGTGGAGGCCGGGGCGCCCGTTGCTGCAGCGGAGGGGAAGGCCAGGGAAGCGAGGAGGATGCGCTTCCGGGTGACCCTGGACAAGGACTGCGTGCTCAAGTCGGTGCGCGTTTTTATGATCTTCAAGAAACTGTCCCGCATGGGGAGGATCACCGGCTCGAGGCCTTCCATGGAGGACCTGGAGGACGAGAAGTTCGAGCGCTCCTTCGAGATAAGCCTGGACACGGCACAGGATGAGGAAGACATACGACGGGCCCTCCTGAGCATAGCAGAGGTTTACCAGGTGGAAGCCCTCGCGCCGGAGGGAGAAAGGGAGGCGGAGAGGGAAGAGGCCCCGGAGACGGTCGCCCCCAGAGAGGCGGCGACGAGGGAGGCGCCCCCCGAGCCGCTCGGCGCGACACAGCCGACCGTACGCACCCAGAGCGTGAGAGTCAACATCTCGCGACTGGACAACCTCATGAACCTCATCGGCGAGCTGGTCATCAACCGCACCCGCCTGCAGGAGATCGCCTCGTCCTACAACATACCGGAGCTCAAGGAGGCCCTCGCCCAGACGGCGAGGCTCACGGCGGAACTGCAGGACGAGGTGATGAAGACGCGCATGGTGCCCGTGGAGCACATCTTCAACCGCTTCCCGCGCATGGTGCGCGACCTGGCCAAGAACCGCGGCAAGGAGGTCGATTTCTCCATGGAGGGGAGGGACATAGAGCTCGACCGCACCATCCTGGACGAGATCAGCGACCCCCTCATGCACCTCCTGCGCAACGCCGTGGACCACGGCATCGACCCGCCCGAGGAGCGCGAGGCGAGGGGGAAGCCCAGGCGCGGCAGCATACGGCTCGCGGCGCGGCGCGACCGCAACTACGTCTCCATCGAGGTCTCCGACGACGGGCAGGGAGTGGACCTGGACAGGGTCTTCGAGGCAGCCCTGGAGGCCGGCCTGGTATCGGCGGAGGAGCGCCTCTCGTTCGGCGAGGATGAGGCCCTGCGCCTACTCTCCACGCCGGGATTTACCACCGCCAGGGAGGTCAGCGGCGTTTCCGGCCGGGGGGTGGGCCTGGACGTGGTGAGGAACAAGGTGGAGTCGCTGGGCGGCATGCTCATCATGCAGACGACCAGGGGCGAGGGCACCACCTTCGCGCTGAAGCTGCCCCTGACCCTGGCCATCATCCAGGCCCTGCTGGTAAAGGTGCAGGGGGAGGTCTACGCCATACCGCTGGGGATGGTGGCCGAGACGGCGGTGATATCGGCGCACGACGTGAAGTACGTCTCCAACCAGGAGGTCATCTTCCTGCGGGACGAGACCCTTCCCCTGGTGCGCCTCTCCCGCTGCCTGGGCCTGGCGGAGACGAACGGGAAGGGGGCCTTCCCGGTGGTGGTGGTGGAGGTCTCGCCACGCAGCGTGGCCATCGCCGTGGACGAGCTGATGGGACAGCAGGAGATCGTCATCACCAGCCTGGACAAGTTCCTGAAGGGGATAAAGGGGTTCGGCGGAGCCACCATCCTGGGAACGGGGGAGGTCGCGCTTATACTCGACATACCGACTCTGATATCCTGA